TGCATTCCAGTATCAACTGGGGTGCCTGGGGGTTTGCCGTGACCAGGTTACCCCCCGTGtgcaaagccagcagcagcttgATGAGCTGTGACCACCTGTGCGCCTTCCCTCCAGTGAGTTGCTTGGGGGCACGGGATCTTCCCCTTCGTTTGACTGACTAAAAATTAGGGATCTAGTCTGTATGAAGGGGCCAGAACCTCCACACACAGGGGAGAGCATGTTTGTTTGCCAGCAGCGGCACCCGCCGGAGGAGGATGAGCAGCCCGGatcagcagcaggagctgcccaggtGAACGAGTGAGATTAGACTCCTAAGGTGGCCAAAGTTAGGTAAAGCATCTGCCGTGTCCCTCCCTGCCACCTTTCCCCCACCGCCTTTGCCTCCCCATCACTGTGCTGGATTGATAATCGCTGCCTGGGtttcagggctggaggctccACAGGCAGCCCGtggtgctgtgccagccccgGGGGCCAATTCCTAAAACCCTCCTCAACCTCCTTGTCTCCCCTCAGAGCCTGGCGCATGGGCGAGCCACGCGCGACGGTTGCAAACTTGGATGCAAATAAAAACAGATGGTGCCTTATCTGCCTGCCTGGGTTTGCCTACGTGCCAGCAGCCAGCGCCAGCAGTTTATTCCCAGATAGGAAAAATGAGAGGTCCCCCAGCCGGTCAAAGCGTTGCACAGAGGCCACCAGAGCTCCGTGAACTCCATATGGGATGGAAAGCCATTTATTTTTGAGGTCttaaacaaaagcaaacccCAAGGGAGGTAGAAGGGTGGTTATTCATCTCCACAATTAGGGGCAGTTTGCTCCTAATTAAATCAAAAGGTTTGCAGGTGCTGAGAGCCTTTCCCACTCCCCAAATGGGATAGAGCATGTGAAGAAACTCCATCAGGGAGGAAGGCTCAAAGAGATGCACTTGGTCCTTCCATCTGTGGGAAAGCATCAGGGGCCTGAGTGTCTTCTTCCAGGCCAGGTCTTCACATCAAAGATTCCTATTTCTATTTAAATGTTGTGAtgggacaaggggggatggctctaaactgaaagagggcaagtttagattagatattaggaagaagttctttatTGTGAGTGTGatgaggcactgaaacaggttgcccagagaagttgtggatgcctaAAAGTGTTTAAGGACGGGCTTAATGGGGGTCTGAGCAAGTTGGTCTACTGGAAGTTGTCCTTGCCCATAGCAGGGAaattggaactggatgatctttaaggtcccttccagcccaaacatCCCtatatgattctatgattctatttcTATTATCTCAATTTTTACTATTTCtattatttcaatttctttgtttatatttgtatttttgtatCTATATTGATGTTTTATTTATGCATACTTCTGTGTGTCCTTGGCTGGTGGTTTTCATGGTCCTGGACACCCAGGGAACTCAGAGGTTATTGAGAGGTGCTTCACTGTGTATTTTAATGCTAAACTGAAGCACTGGGAGGTTTGGTTCACCTCTGAGCCCCACATGGCATGTTGGTGGGCACCAGGTGGCTGCACCcgtgtgtttttaaaaataaggggAAAACATCGTCTAAATCCTACAGGCAAGATGATGATAGTGGCTATATTTAATCTCCCAGGAACAGCCGACCGCTCACCCAGCAGGGAAAGGATGGCTGATTGCCACTATGTCCCTACTCTGTCCCCACACTAAGAGTTGTGTGTGTCTCCCGAAACAAGGGGATAGCCTGTTATTTGTGACCCCTCACCTTCCATGTGCAAGGGCTGAGCTGGTGTTCCTAAAGCACCTGGTGGAGAGCAAAGGGGCAGAAGAGGGAGTAGTGGCACTTGGCCATGGGATATTGCTGCTGAGCTGAGTTGTGCCCAGCgctccccattttctccttgGTGCCGTGCCCAGTGTCTTCTCTAGTGTCCCTTCCTGCCCCCTTAATATCTTCCACAGTGTCTTTCCTTGTCCCCTGATATTTCTCCAGCATGTCTCCTTGTGTTGCCCCTAAATGTCCCTCCCAACCCTGTGTCCTCCCTAAGTGTACCTCTGCATCTCATGATGTTGCTCTGAATATCCCAGTCTTACCAgcgtccccagtgtcccccagtgtccttCTTTGTCCCTACACAATATCCTTCCAAATGTACCTTGTACCTAAGCTGCCCCACTAAATGTCCCTTACAAGTCCTCGCTCTTCACTGTCCCCCGCTGATCCCACCAGTGTCCCTGCTTGTCCCCACCATGTATTCCCCCAAATACTCTTATTTATTCCACAGTGTCTCCCgcactgtccctgcctgtcGCTCCCGGTGGGTCGGGTCAGGGCGTGGCaggggacacgcggggacacGGGCGGCGGGTGGCGCGCGCGGGGCAGTCCTCCCCGCGGTCCGCACCGCGGCTTTAAAGGGAGcccgcggcgggcgcggccgcAGAGGCACCAGCGGGGGCACCGGCGGCAGAGCGGCGCTGGCTCTGCTGCGGCTTCACCCACCCACCGctcccttcccagcctctccccGCCCAGGGGCGGGGGTCCCAGGCCGGGCGGGCCACGCTTCCAGCCGTGAGGGCGTAGCAGGGCATCGCGGGACGAAGCACTCGCCATGAGCGACAGCCCGATCCCACTGCCACCGGCTTCGGCCACCAAGCCCAAGCGGGCCCGGTCAGCGCGGCGGCCGGCAGCCCACCCTGCGTACTCGGACATGATCACGGCAGCCATCCGGGCCGACAAGAGCCGTGGTGGCGCATCCCGGCAGTCCATCCAGAAGTACGTGAAGAGCAACTACAAGGTGGGCCAGAATGCCGACGTCCAGATCAGGCTGGCCATCCGGCGCCTGCTGGCCACTGGAGTCCTCAAGCAGACCAAAGGAGTTGGTGCCTCCGGCTCTTTCCGCCTAGCCAAGGCCAGCAAGGCGAAGAGGTCTCCTTctaggaagaggaagaaggcagCCAGGAGATCCACTTCGCCTCGGAAGCCGGCTAGGTCCAGGAAAGCCAGATCCCCGGCCAAGAAGCCCAAATCTGCCGCCAGGAAGGCCAGGAAGAAGTCGAGGAGCCCGAAGAAAGCCAAGAAGCCAAAGACTGTTAAGGCCAAGTCCCTGAAGGCATCCAAACCCAAGAAGGCAAGGCGGTCGAAATCCAGAGCCAAGTCCAGTGCCCGGAAGTCGCCCAAGAAGAAGTGAGAAGTCTGGAGGCGTTTCGGCACTCTCCACGTTGGTTCTGTAAATAGCTGTTGCCTTTGTTTTTACTCCTTTCTACTGCATTTTATAAAGAATTGCTCTATTCATGAATTGAAATAGCTGAAACAAGGCAGTTgatgaatgaaaaaaacaattttaaagtGTTACTGGTCTGGGTTTTTATTCTGGTATCTCAGAAATTTCTTGCATGTGTGTCTGTTGGTTTTATTAATGCTGGACTGCTTGTTGTGTATTGGGAGTGATGGTGACTCTGTGTGCCTGTTGGAGTCATGCAGGATTTCAGTTCCTGGTCCTGCCCCAGCTTCTGGGGGGTTTATGTGTTTGCTGGGGCCAGGCAAAGACATTGGTGGGGAAGCCGGAACGtatggctgtgaaagccctggccttccagggaggaggaaaaggggtcCCTGTTCCCTCATCCAGTGCTGCAGATCCAGTGTGGGGATGAGGCGAGGAATGTTGGGCTGCTGGGTGTGAGGTCGAGCTGGTGCTGGAGATAATCAGGGCTGCCCACCTGCCTGGGGAGctgcctcagcacagctggaTGGTGACAGGGACTTTTGGGGTAGGGATGGGACAGAGGAGATGGAGTGGGGCCAGAGTCTGTCCACATTGGCTTTCAAGGAGTTGAAGGTGCCCATGGTGTGGGAAGAGGGATCACTGTGGGGAGAAAGGACAAACACAGTCATAAGCATCTTTGCTCCCCAGGGAGGAACATCCTGAGGCAGTggacagctctgcaggtgggatgtggggatgtggtgggcagccagggcagggtgAGGCAGaactgctgggctcagccctgctgcaaacAGGAGGGCTCTGGCTTTGTGCCCAGTGGGGCCGGCACGATTCCAGGGCCTGCCTGTCCCCTGTCAGAggccctccctgggctgggatgggTGATCCTGACAGGCAGGACTGGCAGGGAGCCTGTGGGCTGGCCTCACTGCTCAGTAGGGTCTGAGCTTCAGGCAGTGGCTGCCTAATCCCTCTTGGCTAGAGACAGATAAATTTCTTAATAATCAGGATCCCCAACCACCTGGGCCAGGagttccaaaatcccaggggcTCTGAGTGCTCAAGGCCCTTGGACTTGCTGTGTCTAACTCTCATAAGCCCAGGGTCTTCACCAGGGTCTCCTGATGGCTCCCAAATCCTTCAGCCTTCCTAAACCGCTTGGGCAAATGATGCCTGAGTCCTTTAGCCATTAAGGATTCCAAATTCAGTGCTTCAGAACACTGAAATCCTTGGCCTGGATGCACCCTGTGGGCTCTTGTTCCTAAGACCCTTGGATCAAAGGCTACCAGAACACCTAGACTGAAGACCCCAAACACCTTTGAAGAGCCTGGTACCTAATTCCTCTGGAATGAGTGGTCTAAACCACTCTGGCCACAGAATTCCCCAGTCAGCTGTAGTAGAGGAAGGAGATACCTAATCCAGacagaacaggctgcccagagaagttgtggatgctgTATCCCTAAAAATACTCTGGCTGAGTTttgatggggctctgagcaacttggtctagtggaaggtgtcccagcccatggcacgAGCTTGCAATTAGATAATTTTTAAGGTGCCTTTggacccaaaccattctatcaTTCTATGACCCATTGTGTCTAAAGCCACTGAGCCTATAGTTTACAAACACATTTGGCCAAAGGTGCTCAAATCCCTTGGGTCTGGGTATTCTAATTTTCACATGGTAAGTCCTAAACCTCTCTGTCCAATGGATTGTTGGTCACCCCAACTGTATACACCCACATGCTACAGACCCGTGGCTTATTATCCCTAGTGGTGGGCACCCATAAACCACCTATCTGCAAGGATCCAAGTCAcctgtgctgaggaccccaAATCTCTAGGCAGAGGCACCTAATGTCCTGGGCTTGTTGATCCTTGAGGTCCGTGATGCCCTGTTGCTATGAAATCCCTCAGACCCTAGTACATGACCCCATTGCAGTTCCTAAATCTCATGGATGGCGTTCCCTCAAAATTCTTCAGACTCCGGGCATCACATATCTGGCTCTGGGGTGCCTAAACCCCTTGGGACAGATCCTCTCCTCCAAAGAAGACGCCGAACGCCTCCTAGAGAACGTGCCCAAGCACTTCAAGCCGCTGGATCTGCGGCGAACTCGCCCCGCCCGACGGGGGCGGTGCCCCGGCGGCCAATGGGCATTGGTCAGTAATGAACCCGTGGTTAATTAGCGGCGATTGggcgccgggccctgcccctGGGCGTGCGGGGCGCAGCGCCGGGATGTGGCGGGCGGCGGCGGTGCGGGCgctgcgcggggccggggccggggccggggccggggccggggccggttCCCCCCGGGCCGCgtcgggagcggcggcggcggcgcagcTCCGGCGGCGGCTGGAGAGCGAGCTGGAGGACATCCGTGGCGCCGGCACCTGGAAGAGCGAGCGTGTCATCGTCTCCCGACAGGGTCCCCACCTCCGCTtggcgggcggcggcgccggtGCGTGCGgcggggaggaaggggagggctCTCGGTGCCATGCCCctgcttctctctctttctctgttcaCGCAGGGATCATCAACTTCTGCGCCAATAACTACCTGGGGCTCTCCAGCCACCCCGAGGTGATCCGTGCCGCTGTGGAGGCCCTGGAGAAGTTCGgcgctgggctcagctctgtcCGCTTTATCTGCGGTACCCAGGTACTGGGCAGCATCCCCTTCCCCGAGGGTCTTTCGCAGGGTGTCCATGTAGACTCCCCTCTCGACACTCCCACTCGGCATGCGTGCAGGGTGCTAACTTACACGTGGCCCGGTGAGAAAAGGAGCCTGCCAGACCCCCGTTAGCCAAGCATCTGGAAATACGCCAATTTAAACCATTACAACACCTGAGAGCAAAGAAACTGAACACGCCTCTGagttcagaaaataaatgtctttttctctctctttcgGGTCAAAATTACAGTGAACCTGACTTGAAGTGGCTCCATCAGACCCAGCCCAGTTTATCCCTGCTGGAGCCTTTTTTGAGTCCTGCCTGATTAAGTGGAAAGAACAAGCAGAGCTTCTCCCTTGTGCATGGGGTGCTTGGAGTCTCCCTGCTGAGCTTTGGCATCCAAACCCATAATCATACTTTAGGGCTGCATTTGCTGAACATGAGTAACTTCTCCCACGCACATACACCTTTTCTGGATAAAACCTGTCTGTCTCCAGCCCTTTCAAGTCAGCATTTAAGAGCAGCGGGCAAGCAAGAACTTGTGCTGCCCCACTGTTGactcctgctcctctcttctCTTTAGAGCATACACAAGGACCTGGAGGAGAAGATCGCACGTTTCCACCAGCGGGAAGATGCCATTCTCTATGCCAGTTGCTTTGATGCCAACGCTGGTATCTTTGAGGTTCATAAGGCTTCCTTTGTGTTGTGCATGGAGGAGGGAGGTGACAGCAATGTGGCTCCCCATGCCTTCCAGAGGCTCTGCTATGAGCTCTATGCACCAGAAAAGATAGCATTGGCTGGTGGTGAAGAGCCCTGACTTAGGGCCCTTGCACCAGGGAAGCCATGCAGAGGCATTTAACCACCCTCACCTTTGCTGTCTCCAGCCAGCTCTAGCTCTTGGGGAGGGCTCCCATTTCTGCACCCTTAAAGTGTAGGTGCAGGACAGGGGTGATATCACATGTTGGGAAAGGGGGAGAGAGATTTTGAGCTCAGAAACCACAAGCAAGAGCCTGGCATAAAGAAATCAGGGGATAAGGTGActaggaaggaaataaaaagtttaGCAGTGCCAGGAGAGATGTGGCAGCTGGAATCAATCACAGCCTTGTTCTCTGTACTGAGGGAGGCTGGGAGATCTCGGTGGCATCCAGAGCAAAGGATGATCCTCTCTGTTTGTCACGCCAGGCCCTGCTGACCCCAGAGGATGCAGTGCTGTCAGATGAGCTGAACCATGCTTCCATCATCGATGGCATCCGCCTGTGCAAGGCCAACAAGTACCGCTACAAGCACATGGACATGCAGGACCTGGAGGCCAAGCTGAAGGAAGCGCAGGTATGGAGGTCTGCTCCCACCCCAACACCAGGGTGCTGGCGTTGCAGTAGCTTAgctgtgctgcctgtgcagTAACCAGTCCTGGAGCATGAGCTCTGCCCTTTCCCATGCAATAGGCATTGTTTTTGCTGACAGGCATGGATAGGAAAGGTGGCAAAGCAGCTGGTTGTGATGCAAATCCCCTCCATCTCAGTTAGGTACATCCTCTCCATACAGGGGTTTGAGTGTGTGCTTTTGCCAGCCCCTCTCCTCAGGGTGACATCTTCACCCCTGGGGATGCCTTTTTCCCTCCAACAGAAGCATCGACTGCGGCTGGTGGCCACTGACGGTGCCTTCTCCATGGACGGTGACATCGCGCCCCTGAGGGAAATTTGCCAGCTGGCCCAGAAGTATGATGCCCTGGTCTTCATTGATGAATGCCATGCCACAGGATTCCTGGGACCCAATGGGCGGTAAGTGACTGCCTCAGCGCTGTTTCTTCCTCCTACCCTGACTAATTCTGAAGCAAGGACTAAGCTGCTGATGGCCAGCG
This portion of the Anomalospiza imberbis isolate Cuckoo-Finch-1a 21T00152 chromosome 5, ASM3175350v1, whole genome shotgun sequence genome encodes:
- the H1-0 gene encoding histone H1.0, whose product is MSDSPIPLPPASATKPKRARSARRPAAHPAYSDMITAAIRADKSRGGASRQSIQKYVKSNYKVGQNADVQIRLAIRRLLATGVLKQTKGVGASGSFRLAKASKAKRSPSRKRKKAARRSTSPRKPARSRKARSPAKKPKSAARKARKKSRSPKKAKKPKTVKAKSLKASKPKKARRSKSRAKSSARKSPKKK
- the GCAT gene encoding 2-amino-3-ketobutyrate coenzyme A ligase, mitochondrial, coding for MWRAAAVRALRGAGAGAGAGAGAGSPRAASGAAAAAQLRRRLESELEDIRGAGTWKSERVIVSRQGPHLRLAGGGAGIINFCANNYLGLSSHPEVIRAAVEALEKFGAGLSSVRFICGTQSIHKDLEEKIARFHQREDAILYASCFDANAGIFEALLTPEDAVLSDELNHASIIDGIRLCKANKYRYKHMDMQDLEAKLKEAQKHRLRLVATDGAFSMDGDIAPLREICQLAQKYDALVFIDECHATGFLGPNGRGTDELLGVMDKVTIINSTLGKALGGAAGGYTTGPKPLIDLLRQRSRPYLFSNSLPPAVVGCASKALDLLMESNAIAQSMAAKTQRFRSKMTAAGFTISGKDHPICPVMLGDARLASVMAEDMLNRGIYVIGFSYPVVPKGKARIRVQISAVHSDEDIDRCVEAFTEVGRKHGALS